Part of the Actinomycetota bacterium genome, TCTCTGGTCTGCACATCCTGGCCTCCAAGCTGGTGAAGCCCGGAGACTTCATCCAGCTGGACACGGGCGAGGAGGGCTACGTGGAGGACGTGACCTGGCGCAACACCACCATAAAGACCCTGCCCAACAACATGGTCGTGGTCCCCAACTCCCGGCTGGCCTCGGCCATCATCACCAACTTCAACCAGCCGCGCAAGGAGATGTCCGTGCTGGTGGAGGTGGGTGTGGACTACTCCAGTTGCCTGGAGGAGGTCGAGGAGGTGACGGTGGAAGTCGCCCGGGAGGTACTGCGGGAGGTACCGGGGGGGGCGGACCGCTTCCAACCCTTCGTCCGTTATCACGATTTCTCCGAGTACCGGGTGGAGTTCACGGTGATCCTGCGCGTGGACGAATACGTCGACCAGTACCTGCTCAAGCACGAGTTCATCAAGCGGCTGCACCGGCGCTACAGGGAACGCGGCATCGTGATCCCCCTGCCGGTGCGCAGCATCAGCTTCTCGCGGGAACGCGAGGACGTTTTCGACGCCTCCTGAAGTGGCGCCCCGAGCCGTGCGCCGGGCGCTCAGCCCCTGACCTCACCCATGTAGTCTATCCGACCACATGGGTGAGGTGGTTCCTACCTCACGGGGTGGACCTAAGCACCGCATGCGATGGTGGGTTTGCTCCTCGCCGATAGAAGCGTTTACCCGATACCCGCCTTTTCATCCGCCCGTTAGCATGACAGAAGACGCGAGTGGACATGGACTACGGAGATATTTCCGGCCAGAGAGAAGGGGGCGATCCGGCTTTGTGTTACTGGACGGCGACTGCAAGGCCGATGAGGCACAGGGACCGTAAAGACAGGGGCGCCTGCGTGCGCTGGATGGAAGGGGAAACGGAGGAGGAGCTGGTCGCCCGGATCGTGGAGGACGACGACCAGCGTGCCAAGGAGGAACTCTTCCGCGCCTATGGGGGTGTCCTGGGCAGCCTGGCCTACCGCTACTCATCGCCCCTTCTCCCCTATAACGACGCCTTCCAGGTGGCGGCACTCGGGCTGCTCAAGGCCCTGCAGCGCTACGACGGAGGCAAGGGCGTCGCCTTCAAGTCCTTCGCCTTCCCGTACATCGAGGGGGAGCTGAAGAAGTTCTACCGGGACAAGGCGGAGATGGTCAGGCTGCCGCGCAAGCTGCAGAAGCTCAAGCGCGAGGTGGTCCTCTACGAGGAGCGCTTCCTACAGAGGACGGGGCGGGAGCCGGTGGTCAGCCAGGTGGCCTCGCATATCGGCGCGGACGAAGAGGACGTAATCGAGGCCCTGTCCGCCATGCACCATCTCGCGCCCCTCTCCATCGACTGGTGCGGCAAGAACGGGGGGGAGCAGCCGCCCCTGGCCGACGTCCTGGGAGAGTGCGACGCCTCCTTCGAGGAGCTGGAGACCTCGCTCCTCCTGGGCGACGCCCTGGGCAGCCTGCCTCGGCGCCTGAGGCGCATCGCCGAGCTCCGCCTCAAGGAGGGCTGGACCCAGAAGATGATCGCCGAGGAGATGGGCATATCCCAGATGCACGTATCCCGGTTGCAGAACGAGGCCATGCGGAAGCTGGGCGAGTTCTGCTTCGCGGATGAACTCTCCGCCTGAGGCCGGGGACGCGCCTTCCCCGGCCTCGGGGCCGCCGCCGCGCGGGCACGCTCAGAACTTGAAACCCTCCACGAACATCAGGGTAGCCGGGCTGGTGATGGTGGGGTCGGTGATGACGTTGACACAGGCGGGGCCGCCGGAATCCAGCGCACGCTGGATCGCCGGCAGGATGTCCGCATCCTTGTCCACGAATTCGGCGTGTCCGCCCAGGGCCTCGGCGATCTTCTCGTAGTGGATCACGCCCAACTCGGTACCGCACACCCGGCATTCCTCGTAACAGAGCTCCTGGTGGTGTTTGACCATCCCCCACGCCTGGTCGTTGCAGATGACCACGGTGATGGGAGCGTCGTGGCGGCAGGAGGTCTCCAGCTCCATGGCGTTGAGGCCGAAGGAACCGTCGCCGGTGAGCAGGACCACCCGCTGGTCCGGGCAGGCTATCTTGGCGCCGATGGCGAAGGGCACACCGGTGCCCAGGCACCCGAAGAGGGTGCCGCTGCCGATGACCCCCGACATCCGGGTAGCCTTCAACCCCATGAGCCCGAAGTATACGGTGTCTCCGCCATCGACCACGAAGATGGCGTCATCACCGGTGGCCTCCCTTATTGCCTGGGTGATACGGAAAGGATGGATGGGTTCCGAAGGCGTCGTCTTTGCCTGGTCCTCTCCCGCGGTGAGCGTGGCGAAGGTGCTCTTGAGGGTGTTGAGCCAATCGCTGCGGTCCTTCTCCTCTATCATCTGGTTGAGCCTGGAGAGCACCGCGCCCGCGTCCCCCACCAGCGCCAAGTCCGCCGGGCGGTTGCGATCGACCTCGGACGGGTCGATGTCCACCCTGATGACCTTGGCGGCCGCCAGGGTGTCACCGAAATTGAGGACCCAGTTGAACCGGATGCCCACGGCCAGGACGACGTCGGCCATGGACGTCGCCGCCAGCATGCCCATGAGCCCGCCGTCCCACAACGAGAGTGGGTGCTCGTCGGGTATGGCCCCGCGGCCGTTATCGAATATAAGGGTGGGGATGCCCGCCTTCTTCACCAGTTCCTTGACCTCCGCCGCGCAGCCACTCTGGGCGATGCCGCTCCCTCCGAGGAAGAGCGGCCTCTCGGCGCCGTTCAGCAGCTCGACCGCCTCCCGCAGTGAATCCTCGCCCGGGAGCACCGCGTATCTGGCTGCCGGCCTGGAAGGATACTTTATCTCCTCCTCTTCCACGGCCTGGTAAAGCGGCTCCGTGGCGAACTCGAGGAAGACCGGACCGGGCCTGCCGGATACCGCGTAGCGGAAAGCCATCTCCAGGTACTCGGGGATGCGCTCGATATGATGGCACCTGCCCGACCACTTTACCACCGGTTTCACCATGCTCTGCTGGTCCATGTCCTGTAGGGCCCCCTTGTCGAGGTCGCGCAGGGGCACCATGCCGCTCAGGACGACCACGGGGACGTTTTCGAGATAGGCATTGACCACGCCGGTGAGGGAGTTGGTGAACCCGGGGCCCGCGGTCACAAGGCACACCCCCGGCTTGCCAGTGAAGATGGACCAGGCATGGGCCATCATCACCGCCGCCTGCTCGTGGCGCACGTCGACGACCCTCACGCCTGAGTCGAGGCAGCCGTCGAAGATGGGAGCGATGTGTCCCCCCGACAACGCGAAGATGGTGTCGATACCCTCGACGTTCTTGAGATACTCCGCTACGATGTGTCCTCCATGCACCTCAGCCATTGTCCATACCTCCCTGTTTTATGCCATGTGCTTCTCTTCGTCCGATCCCGCGCCGCGCCGCCCTCCGGGCGTCGCTGTCGCTTTCGCGACGCAGCATGTGCGCAGACCACACGTGCCAGGCCTTAACCTCGCTTCGCTCCGTTAAAGCGCTGGCACCGCCGCGCCGCCCTCCGGGCGTCGCTGTCGCTTTCGCGATGCATACTGTCGAACCCTATGGTTATTTTAGAGGGTGGTAGTCGTCGCGGACCCACTTCTCTATGATCAGCTTGGCCTCTTCCCAGGGGACACGGGTCTTCCAGCCCAGTTCCTCCTTGGCGCGGCGGTTGCTGACGTCGTTGTCCGTGCCCATTATCCCCACCGCCTGGGCGGTGATGGGGGGTCGCACGCCCAGAGGCAGGAAGGCCGTCTGAATGGCCCACCCCAGCCTCCAGGCCGCCTTATAGGGTAGAGAGCCCATGGGCTTCCTGCCGACAAGGCCTCCCAGCCAGGTTATATATTCCCTCCAGGTGACATCGTAGTCGTCGCGCAGGTTATAGGTGCGCCCCGCGGCGGCGGCGCTGTCCATGGCCGCGACGATCCCGTCCACCAGGTTGTCCACGAAGACCAGGCTGGCGCTGAAGTCGCCGCCGTCCATGAGCGGCAGGGGGCCCCTGTGCATGACGTCGAGGATCTCCCGCACCCATACGCTCCCCGGCCCGGTGACGTTGGCCGGGCGGATGACCGTCGCCTCCATGTCCCCCGCCGCGGCGTAGGAACCTACCACCTGCTCCGCCTCCGCCTTGGCGTCGCCGTAATGGAGGCCCGTCTTCACCAGGGGGATATACTCGTCGAAACCCTTGAGGGGAGGACCGAAACCGTAGGCCGCGATGGAGCTCATGTACACGAAGCGCTCCACCTTCCCCCTGCATTCCTCGAGCAGGTTACGGGTGCCCCCCACTCCGAGGTCGAAGAAGTCCCTTTTCCTCCCCCAGTCGATGACCCGCATGGCGGCATGGATGACCTTGTCGCAACCCTCCGCCACCCCCGCGATGCTCGCGGGAGCTGTGAGATCGCCCCGCACTACCTCCATCCCCATCGCCTCGAGCCCGCGGTCGGCCTCGCCGGGCAGGAGCAGGCCGCGCACCTCATCTCCACGTTCCAGCAACCTCCGGGTCAGATGGGAACCTATGAAACCAGCGGCCCCGGTGATGAGGACTCTCACGGCAACCCTCCTCTGCTTAGCTGTGCCGGAGGGGCACAGCGTATCGAGCCGGCAAACGAGAAAGAAGCACATTCATTATACCCTCGGCCACTGCCGGAGGCACCAGCGAAAAAAGAGCTCTCCCTGGCGGCATGTTGTTCCTGGAGGCGCGATGAAACCCTTCCACCGTATATGAGCGGGTGCCGCGGAACTTGACCCGGGCTGCTGAGCACATAGAATATGGCGTAGTCCAGGTTGAACGCCAGGAGTGCGCGAGGAGGGACATGGAGACCGATTTGAGAAGGATCAAGAAGCTGGCGGACGCCCGCGAGGAGGAAGTGGACGCCTTCATCGCCTGGCTCAAGCTGAGGTGCGATTCGTCCGAGCGCCTGGATGCACGGCTGCAGTCGCTCATCGAGGAAGCCCTGGCGAAGTTCGACTGCACCACCTGCGCGCGCTGCTGCAAGGACGCCTACGTGGTGGTGGACACCGGCGATATCGCCCGCATGGCCAAGGCGGTTGGCATGAAGCGCTCCGCGTTCCGGGCGGAATACGTCGGCAAGAACGAGGACGGCGACACCTGCTTCAACCGCCGCCCCTGCCCCTTTCTGAAGAAGAACCTCTGCATGCACTACGAGTCGCGCCCCGATTGCTGCCGCGAGTACCCCGGTTCGCTTGCCGTGGACTCGGCCTCCAACCTGGACAACATCAACGCCAATTACCAGGTCTGCCCGGCGGTGTTCAACGCCCTGGAGGCGTTGCGCGACTTCATCTGAGGACGGTTCCCGCATAGCTCATCCGCTTGCCGGGCCGCATCATTCCAGCAGGCAAGGCCGGCGGCGGAGAAGGTCGGCGGCCCCCGGCCGACGAAGTCAATGCCAGCAGGTGCTCAGACGGTGTATGCTGTGAGCGGATATTTTCACGGGCCGCGGACGTCCAATGGTTTGCGGAAAAGACCGTCTCACGGGAGGCAGAAAGGAGACGCCATGAGAAAGGCAGCCCCGATCGTATGTATAGCGTTGCTGGTGGTGACCGTCGGCGCATCCCTGGGTTGCGGCGGTGGCGGCAGCGGAAGCTCGGGCATGACCCCCGCGGAGGTCGCGGACGCCTACATGCGGGCGTCCTTGAACCGTGATGCGGACGCGGTATGGGAGCTGATGTCCAAGACGGACCAGGAAGCCTACTCGAAAGAGGTTGTAGCAGGACAGCTATCCCAGCTCGAGAGCATGGACCTGGACTATTCAGTGGGGGAGGAGACCATCGACGGCGATACGGCCACGGTTCAAATGACATTGATCTTCACTGATCCCGCATCAGGGGAGAAGCAGGAATATACCGACTCGATGTACCTGGTCAATGAGGGCGGCGAATGGAAAGTCACCATCGGCTCCAGTTCGCAGAACACATCGCAGTAGGGTTCTCCGCGGTTATTAGCTGGTGATATCGTCCAGGTGTATGCGTTCCGCCAGGTCGCATGCGTCACGCCGCAGGCCGGATATGACCGCGACCTCGTCCGAAAGCTCGAGCGCCAGGTCCGTGGCACGCGTATAGGCCGGCCAGGCTGGAAGGCCGGGGCCGTTGGGATCACCGTCGCGGGCGAAGTTTATCCAGTAGTCCATCATCGAGGCGGAGAGTTCCATGTCGCGCTGCGTGTAACCTTCCCTCCGGTTGAGGACGCCGAAGACATAGGGTATCTCCGACCCGTGGCAGGCGCATAGGGACCTGCCGCGCTCGGTGGGCGGGATGCGCGAGAAATGGTAGAGGAAGGCCGCGCCGCCCGCCTCCCCCACGCAGCGCGCCGTGAAACGGCAGGGCGCCGTGAACTCCAGCGCGGTGAGCATGGCGCTGAGGGCGGGGTAGACCCGCCCGTCCTCCCCCACCGGGAACAGCCGCAGCGCCTCCCGCCACCACTCGCCCGCCATGCGCCGCGCCAGCTCTTCGTACTCTCCCCTGGAGATATCGAGTGCCGCCAGGAAGAAGTTGGCCTCGTCCCGGTTGGAGCCGGCGACCAGGTCCACGCGGTGCTGCCTGCCCTGCATATACAGCTTCTCCGGCCGGTCCGGGAGCACCCGGCCGTCCACCACCGGGCCGAAATGCATGCCGCCCGGCAGCAGCCCCGCGTCCAGGCGGGCGGCCGCGATGAGCTCCTCCTCGCTGCGGGAGCGCATGTCGTCCAGGGCGTCAGGGCCGGTGCCCGAACCCAGGGCCCGCGCCAGCTCCATCCCCACCCCCTCCGCCTCCTCCAGGGTGCGGCAGGCGGGGGGCAGCACATGCCTGATCCAGAAGGGAGCGCTCTCGGCGATGGCCCCCTGGAACAGCCCCGCCGCCGGCGGGCTGACCATGAGATAGAGGATGCTCACCGCCCCCGCCGACTCTCCAAAGAGCGTGATGCGTGAGGGATCGCCGCCGAATCCCGCGATATTGTTCCGCACCCAGCGCAGCGCCGCGAGCTGGTCGAGCAGGCCGTAGTTCCCGGACGCCCCCCCGGGGGACTCGCGCGAAAGCAGCGGGTGGGCCAGGAAGCCGAAGGGGCCCAGCCGGTAGTTGACGGTGACCACCAGCGCGCCGCGCCTGGCTAGGTTGCGGCCGTCGTAGAGCGGCAGGCCGCGGTCGAGCTGCAGCGAGGCCGAGCCGGAAAGGAAGGCGCCACCGTGGATCCACACCAGCACCGGCAGCGCCCCGGTGCTCTCCCCTTCCGCCACCCATACGTTGAGATAGAGGCAGTCCTCCCCCAGGCTGCCCAGGCCGTACCAGGGAGCGTCCGGCTGGGGGCAGGAGTCGCCGAACTGCTTACAAGGCCGCACGCCCTCCCAGGGAGGCACCGGATCTGGGGGCCGCCAGCGCAGCGGGCCGGAGGGCGGGGCCGCGTAGGGTATGCCCAGGAACTCCCAGACACCCCCGACCAGCCTGCCCTCTACCATCCCCCCGCCAGTCTGCACCGTGCACCGGCACGGGCCCGTCTCCTCGAAATTCATTGTCTTTGTTCGCTCCCAGGAGTACTGTTCTTCGCCGCTCAGTCACGCTCAGGTCATATGTCATCGGGGCGGATCGTCTATTGGATATATTATTGCTACACTTCCGTCCTTCAGGCCGTCATCACGCTTCATTCGAAGATATCTTACGGGGACCCCGGAAAGCGAGCAATCCTTAATTGGTTTTCGTGATACGGTCCGTACCTGTAAGCGAGGCAGAGCAATAAGCCCATGAAAAAGGGAAAGAGAAAGCAAAGCCAAAAACGGGGGCGCGCATGCCTCTAGGTATTAATATTCGGTGTCTGGGCCAGGGAGGTCTTCGTCTGGTAATTTTCCTTGACCAGGATCAAGAAAGCCTGCAGCATAAGCTCGCTGGATACGTCCTGCTCAGCCTGCTTGAAATGTGCATAGTATACCCTCCCAGTCTCCGAGAAAGTCGCTACGCCTATCTCGTCGGCTGGAGCGTCCTTATCCCTGATGATGTAGATGGTACCATAATTCTCTTCCGTCAGATCTCCCGTATCATCGATGGCGAGCATGGAGATCTCCGTCTCCGTCCACCTTGCCATGGAACTGTCTTCGTTCATGGATGACGCTACCAAACCCCGGTAACTCCCCTGTTTCCGCCCTGTCATGTCCCAATAGCTCCTGATCTCGGACAACGCGTACTCGAAATTATCCCTAGCCCTCGATTCGTATGCGTTACACTTTATGTTCGACCACACCAGGATGCCCATAACCAGGATTGATGCGGTAATCGTCACCGACAGGATGTATTCGACCAGGTAGAACCCTCCCTCGTCGCGCAGTTCCCGTCTCATCCTCAGCTCCCGACTCTCTTCTGCTTCTGGATTCGATCGATTTCACCATCAATTGTCGCCATTGCACGGCAATGAGAGTATCCCCCAGGTGGGTTACCGGCGGCAGAAATCGACCGATTTGGCCGCCCCCTACTTGTGCATGTACATCAGCATCTTCACGGGGCGGGATCCTGATCACCTTAATCAAGGGGTTCAGCTTGACGAACCCAAGCCCCCGTGTTGCCGCCAGCTTTAACGGCATGTTGATGGGGGTCCGTCTCCTCGAACCGCATCGTCTCTCCCCCGTGTCCACTGAGGGGGTAATGAATACCGCTATCTTAAGTGATTTAGGTAATT contains:
- a CDS encoding mechanosensitive ion channel domain-containing protein, with translation MSEIVEFVTGSQFLLPLALLAGSLALGFAAEKVVLKLLEKITARTQWDAYAAIRSGLRGMVTLLFAVVGLYGAIRLTALSPVAQVYYHKALVVLIIFSLTVAAARVTAGLVDLYVRKAEGVVPSTTILGNMLRIVIFLTGLVVILSYLDIPIAPIVTALGIGGFAVALAFQDTLSNLFSGLHILASKLVKPGDFIQLDTGEEGYVEDVTWRNTTIKTLPNNMVVVPNSRLASAIITNFNQPRKEMSVLVEVGVDYSSCLEEVEEVTVEVAREVLREVPGGADRFQPFVRYHDFSEYRVEFTVILRVDEYVDQYLLKHEFIKRLHRRYRERGIVIPLPVRSISFSREREDVFDAS
- a CDS encoding sigma-70 family RNA polymerase sigma factor yields the protein MEGETEEELVARIVEDDDQRAKEELFRAYGGVLGSLAYRYSSPLLPYNDAFQVAALGLLKALQRYDGGKGVAFKSFAFPYIEGELKKFYRDKAEMVRLPRKLQKLKREVVLYEERFLQRTGREPVVSQVASHIGADEEDVIEALSAMHHLAPLSIDWCGKNGGEQPPLADVLGECDASFEELETSLLLGDALGSLPRRLRRIAELRLKEGWTQKMIAEEMGISQMHVSRLQNEAMRKLGEFCFADELSA
- a CDS encoding thiamine pyrophosphate-binding protein, giving the protein MAEVHGGHIVAEYLKNVEGIDTIFALSGGHIAPIFDGCLDSGVRVVDVRHEQAAVMMAHAWSIFTGKPGVCLVTAGPGFTNSLTGVVNAYLENVPVVVLSGMVPLRDLDKGALQDMDQQSMVKPVVKWSGRCHHIERIPEYLEMAFRYAVSGRPGPVFLEFATEPLYQAVEEEEIKYPSRPAARYAVLPGEDSLREAVELLNGAERPLFLGGSGIAQSGCAAEVKELVKKAGIPTLIFDNGRGAIPDEHPLSLWDGGLMGMLAATSMADVVLAVGIRFNWVLNFGDTLAAAKVIRVDIDPSEVDRNRPADLALVGDAGAVLSRLNQMIEEKDRSDWLNTLKSTFATLTAGEDQAKTTPSEPIHPFRITQAIREATGDDAIFVVDGGDTVYFGLMGLKATRMSGVIGSGTLFGCLGTGVPFAIGAKIACPDQRVVLLTGDGSFGLNAMELETSCRHDAPITVVICNDQAWGMVKHHQELCYEECRVCGTELGVIHYEKIAEALGGHAEFVDKDADILPAIQRALDSGGPACVNVITDPTITSPATLMFVEGFKF
- a CDS encoding NAD-dependent epimerase/dehydratase family protein; this translates as MRVLITGAAGFIGSHLTRRLLERGDEVRGLLLPGEADRGLEAMGMEVVRGDLTAPASIAGVAEGCDKVIHAAMRVIDWGRKRDFFDLGVGGTRNLLEECRGKVERFVYMSSIAAYGFGPPLKGFDEYIPLVKTGLHYGDAKAEAEQVVGSYAAAGDMEATVIRPANVTGPGSVWVREILDVMHRGPLPLMDGGDFSASLVFVDNLVDGIVAAMDSAAAAGRTYNLRDDYDVTWREYITWLGGLVGRKPMGSLPYKAAWRLGWAIQTAFLPLGVRPPITAQAVGIMGTDNDVSNRRAKEELGWKTRVPWEEAKLIIEKWVRDDYHPLK
- a CDS encoding YkgJ family cysteine cluster protein, with amino-acid sequence MRRIKKLADAREEEVDAFIAWLKLRCDSSERLDARLQSLIEEALAKFDCTTCARCCKDAYVVVDTGDIARMAKAVGMKRSAFRAEYVGKNEDGDTCFNRRPCPFLKKNLCMHYESRPDCCREYPGSLAVDSASNLDNINANYQVCPAVFNALEALRDFI
- a CDS encoding carboxylesterase/lipase family protein translates to MNFEETGPCRCTVQTGGGMVEGRLVGGVWEFLGIPYAAPPSGPLRWRPPDPVPPWEGVRPCKQFGDSCPQPDAPWYGLGSLGEDCLYLNVWVAEGESTGALPVLVWIHGGAFLSGSASLQLDRGLPLYDGRNLARRGALVVTVNYRLGPFGFLAHPLLSRESPGGASGNYGLLDQLAALRWVRNNIAGFGGDPSRITLFGESAGAVSILYLMVSPPAAGLFQGAIAESAPFWIRHVLPPACRTLEEAEGVGMELARALGSGTGPDALDDMRSRSEEELIAAARLDAGLLPGGMHFGPVVDGRVLPDRPEKLYMQGRQHRVDLVAGSNRDEANFFLAALDISRGEYEELARRMAGEWWREALRLFPVGEDGRVYPALSAMLTALEFTAPCRFTARCVGEAGGAAFLYHFSRIPPTERGRSLCACHGSEIPYVFGVLNRREGYTQRDMELSASMMDYWINFARDGDPNGPGLPAWPAYTRATDLALELSDEVAVISGLRRDACDLAERIHLDDITS